The Gossypium raimondii isolate GPD5lz chromosome 2, ASM2569854v1, whole genome shotgun sequence genome segment taatgtTCAAAATATGTAGACCCTATTCACTgtgattgaaatattgtttgGTAAGCCCTCAATTATTGGCAGTTGCAAGAAAAGGAGGACCCTTTTCTATGTTATGATAAATTgggttaatatataatttggtatcTGACCTTAGTTTTAATGTCCAATTTgatacttgattttttttattctaatttggtacttgagtttaGCTTTAATGTTTCAATTTGATAGAATATCATCATGTGGCCCAATGAAAGTACGAGATGTGTGCTTTAgtaaaaaatatagatatgtaATTAGGACAAAAAACtaaagtatcaaattgaacattaaagcTAAACTCAAGTACTTAAATTGGGACAAAAAactcaagtatcaaattgaaaaaaaaaaatttcaggtACTAAAGTGAACATTGAAGCCAAACTCAGGTatcaatttggaaaaatataagctttttttttatcgataataaaaatataaggttGAAACATTAATAGGTGAACTACATAcaaggtcactaaattattagtaagtttacgttttggtcactcaacttcaacaaagttacaaaatggtcactgaactattctaaagttttcatttaagtcattacactatttgaaagtttttattcaagtaattggtttgttaaacttttttttttaaaaagtccaGCTAGCAAGCTCCAAGCACAATTTGAATATTGTTATGGTGGATATTAGTACCCATCGACAAGTAGAACATATATTAGATCCAAATTGATCTAATGGAAAGTGTTAAATATTAGAAAAGAAAGTTGCTTGGATGTTGCTTTGTAGATTTGTGATgttcaaaattgtttcatggaaaaaaaaaactaaactaatcTATAGTAGAGAAAGGGAAAGAGCGTTTTCAATTGATGTAGACGGTGCCAAAAAAGGCGGCCATATAACTATGATTTtaacaataaatgaaaaatattgaatagttcgataagtgaccaaaacataaatttactaatattttaacgACATTAAATGTAGTTTTACCCAAaattaatttggataaaaacaAAAGCTAGTTCAACccattttaattacataatacgtatatatataaaaaaagagtatctaataatatttgaaagcactaaaatatataatataaattttaaaattaataaatattaaaaataatgctttttatttttatttttaaaatatataaattgacCTCAATATGCTTATGCTATCCatttacaaacttaaaaaatttggataaaatttagaAGCCTAATTTTCATCTAAAACCAAACCCATGATGGTCAGGCCCAAATTGTGATGGGCTCTTAAATGAAATTAGTGCTACATTTTCTCCTACTTATTTAATtctaatgtaaaatattttaatatatgctaAATAACGAAAATTTAGCTTTTCCTGAGGTCTTGAATGTGAACCACATTTGCCAAATTAATATCTTGTGtaattttcttcaaaaactaaaataaattattgttaatttatttttcttgagaCCATATTTTAGTTTTGTTCCATATTTTCGATCTATGGATATTGAAAGTCAAACAGgtctgaaaataaatttttaaattcgaggTTGAATTGAGTTGGAATAAACTCTCTagtactatttttttcttttaaaaacacaaactcgataacttatttaaaagatatggAGGAGTTCTTTTCTATTGATGTTCATATTGTATATCTCATCCTATTGCATGGCATGGTATCAAACACCTCAAATATCCCAAATATAATCAATACCAATGTACTAATTACaagggagaaaaagaaaaataaaaactattacaTGCTTAAAacttaaagaagaaaaaggaagaatgAAGAAGGTATAATCATAATATCCGATCAATTTGAGATTCGAATATTCAAATCATATCTCGGGTTGCGACCTCctttataaacaaaatataaaataatgcatAGCCGGGTTTGTTGtcacaactttttttttcttgccccaaataaaaaaaaaaaagtttgaaagtACAAATCCTTTAAtgacatttaaaatatatagtatataaagggaaaaaaaaagagggtttttttttttttgtgcatGGAGCGATCTGGTCTTTGGCCGTAcctaaatgcaaaatattgtaACAAAGTTAGTACATAAACAGAAATATGAAATGTGTTGAACCCACTTAtggtatgaaatttataaaatttttcattacaGTAACATTAATTAGTTTACCTTTTTGGTATcgatgttttttgtttttaagacAATTTGGTCTTACAATTTTGGGACAGAATTTTGGTTCCTTGCGCCATCGTGCTCACCCTAAAAGCACAGTTGACCGTCATGTCTTTTTTCCAAAGCTTTAAGAACCAAACGTTAAACACCAATGGTGATTCGAGTTTGAGTTTCAAAGAGATTTGACGTTTTGTTTTCTTGTCGCTGATGCTTTTCTGGACATTAGGGGGAACAGCTTTGGTTTTCAAGGCACGGATTTTGATGGCGAAAATGCTCGAATCGTCCCCGGGTTTTTGTTCGAGACCGGGAAAATCGCCGAAGCCTAGGTTTTTAGTCCAGAAAGTTAGGGTGGCACCGTCTTCATCGGATTTATAATGGATACCCATTTTTTCATTAGGGTTCTTAGCTTTCAACGTGACATCATACGTAGGTGGACTGCcttgtttttgttgtttaacGTGGAGTTTAGAAACGGTGAAATTAGGAGCTTTAGGGGTGAAAATGAAGTAAACAGCCGCTATAGCACCGCTGACGAGAACACCAATGACAAGCAACACAATGGCGATGCAAATCAAGTACCTAGAGCATTTCCCTTTGGATTTTTTGCCTTTATTCTTAGCAGCTTCACGGTGACGTTCGACGATACCAGCGTTTTCAGGTGGCGGTACTCGGTAAATTTGGTCCTTAGGGACTTGAACAACGTAGGTAGCTAAAGGATGGCCTGGAGGGGGAGGTAAATTCATGAGGCGATTGTTGTGGGGGGTGGTGGGGGCATGGGGTGTCGACGACAGCAACCGAGGGTCCCCGGCGGAAGACGCGACGACCCGCTCATCCTCCATGGGAGAGATGGGGTGCGAAAGAAATGGGAGGGTGACAAAGGTGGAAAAAGATAAAAGGGAAAAGAGGAGTAATTTTTAGGGCTTGCATGGGAGGTTTGCTTGTTTCTATGAAGTTGAGTGGTTGGTTTTGCGTTGAGATTGAACGGAGGTTTGTATTTGGTAAAGACAactcattatttttttctttctttttttggtatttttttcaaatatcaaatatcaaattctattcaatttagttttacaTTTAGGTCCTAAAAAATAGGGTTCTGTTTTTGGTGTTGTGATCTTTGGGTTACACATTGCATTTTTTGTACTAAATATTCTCCTTTTATCTATACCTcaacttatattatatatatttagggaTGAgaagttatataaaataatgttcaTCTTATCAATTGAATAATGCAACTAGGATTTGAGTTAAAGTTAATTTTAGTGTCTTTTgggttattttgaattttgattattttaattaataattttgggatttaGTTAATTCAGAGGTTCGAATTTTTTGGATTAAGTTATCTTGagttcaaatcattttatactTGGATGATTTGAGAATGAGGCTTAAAGTTTTCATGTTTGAACCATTTTTCATGTTCAAGTTAGTTTGAGTTTGGGTCAATTCGAATTTGAGTGAAATAGATTCAGGTTACTGactttttatagttaaatattgaattttatcatatttgagTTGGAATTGATCGGATTGGATCTTCAAATTAGGTTTATAATTTATAGGTCTATAATAATGGGTGTTTGATTTAagaagtgattttttttaagaaaaatacttaaattaacaGGAACCATAAACAACAATCACACATAATaacacaaacaataaataaaagcgtacaaattaattcacaaatggcATTATTTGCAAAAAGAGCCCAATAGAAGAGAAAGGCAAActaacaataattaaaacactGAAAAAAGATGCACCACatagatataaaaaaaaagaggctaTAATTATATCATATCCCACCATTATCAAAGCAACTTAACGACAAACACCGATTAATCAATTAACTATTGCTAGAAGTCTCTAAAAAACCTCAACCTATCCCTTATAATCTCTGATCCCAACAATATTCACTAAGAGAGAATTACATATACCCTTGTCATTAGTAACAATGTCTATAGCCCTTAGCATTCTCTAAGAAGGGGCACCAACCTCTAGTAAATTAGTTACTTATAAAtgctttcaaaatattattaaaaaaattttattgatggtttatcatttcataaaattaattaaaattacgtgatataaaaaatgatatttaattaataatttattaataagaaatatatttaaaaatgttttaaaaaagaaagttaataaaatcTGTTATCTTTTTTGCTCCCTAAACCTCCAATTTTGCACAATCCTCCTTTTGATCTTTTCAAAGACCCCCTTCTCTCCCTAAGGACACTCTATATCACATATTCATGTTTTataatcacatataaaaataacatttgacAAATTTAAAGTTGAATCCTAATTATTAGGATCTATATCACTATTCTTAAATTACAATCTAATTTATgctatatatattcataaattgcATATTTGTAAGAACTTTCAAAAGTAAAAAgcatatttatacaaaaaaaaaaagctttcaaAAGTACCAATGGCGACCCCAAAGCAGCTGATATTgcctttcttcttcctcctctccTTATCCTCCATTGCTCTTTCCGTAAGTATCCCTCAACGCCTCCACCATTGCTACTGTTACTCCGTTATCTCCGTCGCATCTACATCTCTAACTTCTCTTTTTTGTGCATGTAGGAAGGCGAAGATTGCGTTTACACGATCTATATAAGAACCGGAACCATCATCAAAGGTGGAACCAACTCCATCATCAGCTTGAAACTCTATGATGCCAAAGGTGAATACGTCGAGATTGAAAACCTAGAAGCGTGGGGAGGGTTAATGGGGGAGGGGCACGACTATTACGAACGTGGAAACTTGGATATTTTCGCAGGCAGAGGACGTTGTTTGGCCTCGCCTGTATGTGCCATGAACTTAACATCAGACGGTACGGGTCCTCAGCACGGATGGTACTGTAATTATGTGGAAGTCACCATGACTGGCATCCATACCCCTTGTAGCCAACAGATGTTCGCAGTGGAGCAATGGTTGGCATTCGATACTTTACCTTTCGACCTCACCGCCATTAGGAACTATTGTTCGGCTGAGCTTCGCACCAATCAACAAAATTCTCAGGAGGTGCCTAGTAGATCAAGCACCTGATGAGGGCTGTTGATTAGTGGGGATTATGGTCTCTTAATCATATCATCAGCTACAGTTTCGTCATTTTacgggaattttttttttaatttagattaaattaaggTTCACATGACATGACATACATATGTGTGTCTGTGAGTTAAAATTTGTTCTTGTTGGAAACTGGAAACAGAGACGTCATTCTTTTGTTCTTTACATCAGTTTTTCTCTTATCAAACAGACACTTAGCCTCACACAATAGCAACACTCAGGAAAAGGAAATTAAACCAAGGATCACCAGCTTGTCAGCCAAATTCTCAACATCTTTAAATCTTCTTATGATTTCGAATTCAATTCCGCCAATCAAGTTCATGAACTACATCCTattcatattcaaaatttgaattgtcCTATGAGAAAATCGagctattccggagaaaatcGTAGGGTAAGGGTTGGTGCCAACAGTTTTTGTGCTACTCAAGCATTAACTTGGTGTTTCTTCAATTCCTTCAATATTTCCTTTGATAGTTGTTCAGCATTGTACTCTACTCCAAAGCATCTTACAACCTTCATTTTCGGGTTTATCAAATACCTGAAGTATTTAAAACCAAGTTGCATCGGGTTCTtgagttaaatatatatttaaaataaaatgagaaaagggATTTCTAAGTGTTAATGTTTGGTACGTACATGCTGTGAGAAGACTCGACGAGGTAATCATCTCCTTCTTCTTCAACCTTCTTGAAATAAACACGATATTCTTGTGCCATTTGCCTTACAGCACTAACAGGTCCTCCCAATCCCACTATTCTTGGATCAAACTCTGCACTTTGAATGTAAAATTGCTCAATACATGTAATTTAAGCACAAGTAGGTTATTATCATCATGCATTCAGTTACAAGTTGTACGAACCTTTGAGGTAAGCCCGGAGTTGCGCTGGAGTATCACGCTGAGGATCTATTGTCACGAATACAGGTAAAACCTTCAAATTCTCTTTCGATTCTTGAACCAAATAAAACGCAGAATGTTAAAGACTAATATTATGAGTCTAACAGATATATATAACTAAATCTTTGTCGAAGGGTTATACCTAATGTATCTATAGCCTTTGCCATTATCCGAACTTGATCAGGTCCGATATCAGGAGACGATGTATAGCCAAAGTACAAGAGAACCCAGTTTCCAAGAAAGTCCTGTTCATTAACAATCTGATTTTCCGAATTAACCAAAGTGAATGGGCCGCCAATAATTGGAGCTGCTGCAGTATCACTACCGGTATAGCTGTCCTTGCCTGCCGAACATAAACAAAGAAGCATGTTAAAGATAGGACTAGTCATGCTTATAGAGAGTCCTTTCTACATCAGCAATACGactaaataccaaaaattacaTACAAATTTTGGATGGATCTTTAAAACACAAATTGATGCAAGCAAAagattatttttgaattatgtaAAGACAAATCACTTCAAGTAAATGAAGATATACATGCATGTATTTTGCAACACACCCTAATAAGAACCAAACAATAGACTATCTATGAACAAATTTAGTAACGCACACCGTGTCAGTTGTTGATTTATCGACTCCAAAGGTTTTTGCAACCTTTGACCTCAAGTTCATTCTTATAGACAGATTTAAGGTATCCCACAACTGGACACTTATTCCGTACTATTCATCATGTACGGCCACAAACAATATAATACATAGAGACAACTTCTAATGCCCAATTTCTCATAGTAGTGATATGTCACGAACTCGTCCATGAGACAGATAAAATGGAAGAGCTACACTAAAGAATTTCCTTACCACGAAATTCCAAAGTCATGGGACAAACATAGTAATTCAAAAGAAACTTCCGAAAGCGTCAAATGGACCTACGATGACAGCATTTTGGTTCAATTAGCCTCTCTTTTAGTCAACCTCCCTCACCTATTAACCATTTAAGAAAGTATCGTAAAACAAACAAATGCCATAAAGCTGTTTGAAGACCTCCTATTGGGGCCTTTCTTAGAAAACTAGTAACACAATGCTACACAAACGGAAAAAAATCTTGTTACATTTTAGTACGAGCATAAACAAAGAAGcacaataacaaaaataagtaAGTTGAATCAAAACTGGTTGGCAGAAGCTTCCCAACAATTTCGAGCACATGTATTTAAGCACAACTGCAGAAGAAGTCATCTGAACCATACATATGAAACTCATGATCAACCAACCATTAGCTCAAGCAAATCATTGCCTGTCTCATCAAATCACATAGTTTTGCTTTGGAAAAATACCAACCATAAACAAATTATGAAACTTCATTACATGAAAGAACAGAAAATGCGGAGTTTGTACATATCCGAAAAACCTAGTTCCCATCTCCTGGTCAATAACA includes the following:
- the LOC105787762 gene encoding PLAT domain-containing protein 3 — its product is MATPKQLILPFFFLLSLSSIALSEGEDCVYTIYIRTGTIIKGGTNSIISLKLYDAKGEYVEIENLEAWGGLMGEGHDYYERGNLDIFAGRGRCLASPVCAMNLTSDGTGPQHGWYCNYVEVTMTGIHTPCSQQMFAVEQWLAFDTLPFDLTAIRNYCSAELRTNQQNSQEVPSRSST
- the LOC105787760 gene encoding protein SCO1 homolog 2, mitochondrial — protein: MPISRFIFFSAKHRFAHASNLLPRFGSSKRIQSCGYTKSAKNNYYKKPTGHPVVNVETQASRSSGAYIIPPIILGFGGLLAFLHYNDERRAVKIGKDSYTGSDTAAAPIIGGPFTLVNSENQIVNEQDFLGNWVLLYFGYTSSPDIGPDQVRIMAKAIDTLESKENLKVLPVFVTIDPQRDTPAQLRAYLKEFDPRIVGLGGPVSAVRQMAQEYRVYFKKVEEEGDDYLVESSHSMYLINPKMKVVRCFGVEYNAEQLSKEILKELKKHQVNA
- the LOC105787759 gene encoding NDR1/HIN1-like protein 13, translated to MEDERVVASSAGDPRLLSSTPHAPTTPHNNRLMNLPPPPGHPLATYVVQVPKDQIYRVPPPENAGIVERHREAAKNKGKKSKGKCSRYLICIAIVLLVIGVLVSGAIAAVYFIFTPKAPNFTVSKLHVKQQKQGSPPTYDVTLKAKNPNEKMGIHYKSDEDGATLTFWTKNLGFGDFPGLEQKPGDDSSIFAIKIRALKTKAVPPNVQKSISDKKTKRQISLKLKLESPLVFNVWFLKLWKKDMTVNCAFRVSTMAQGTKILSQNCKTKLS